The Primulina huaijiensis isolate GDHJ02 chromosome 6, ASM1229523v2, whole genome shotgun sequence genomic sequence catttgatttattttaaaatacattaacattaattaatgaaaaaaaataaccaGTGTTAGATATAGATTCCATTAGCTACAAGTTCTACAAATATTCATTGATGAAAATTTAACAGGACATAAAACATGaagataattataatatttttaaaaacttttattttttgagaaaaaaatatttaaaaaacataagaaaaattttaaaatcttataaaCCATTTTAAGTAACTGTAGATGTAAAGTAATttgttttacataaaaattatttgaattcattcttatttctttttttctatCCCTTTGATGCATATAAGAGTAATTATTagacataaatttaatttaaactcattttgaatcttttgaaGTGTCTTCTTATGGtaccaaaaaattatttgtgtTTGTCATGCATAGGGTTTTACGATTTGACAAATTGACACGTCAGTGCAATCCTCATTATGTTCACCATTAGCTTAGTATAGGGTTTTGCACGGTAAATcacaattataagaaataaaaacgTGCCTTGGGTAACAAATATAACTTTTGACTTGAAGATTAAGAAACGTTTGAACTAAAAGATAAATCTTTCACTATCATTTAGTTTTGTTGGGTTAAGCGTGCATGAGTGAGGGTAGTATTGGGATGAATGAACTCCTGAGAATTTCTCGTGAGTTAAACTGCTAACATTGTGTCGCTTATTTTAAATTCCATTAaagatatagttttttttttttaaaaatggacTATAAatttctttccaaaaataaaatttcatttttcttcaattattataaaattcattaattcttgaaaatgaacaaaaaaaacatatgtatttattaatattatttaacgaAGATAGAACATATATGTAAAATCACACAATTTTAttagagttttcaaatttattagtcGTATATTATTTACGTTATTAATAGATGTTAATTTActtaagttaaaaataaaaattggcaCAAAAACTTCTATGAGACTTTCGTGAAACATGTTTCCTATCCAACCCTAATCATGAAAAATCATTGTTTTCACTTCAAAAATTGACCAGGTTGGCCCATATGAAGAATATATCCATGAGACTGGCTCACAGAAGACTTATTCAAAAATGAGAgaactataaaattttgaacaatagtgtaaactatatttttattcgatttatttaaacttcattaattaatgaaaaaattgaaatcaaacaaaaatgtaaatttcattattttttatttaatttaaatttcattaaagatatatttttttgaaaaatagagTGTAAATTTCGTTAAAAAATGGTGAATAAATGTCATcatcttcaatttattttataatcaattaatagctgataacaaacaaacaaaaaacatgtatttattattattattattattttaaatttcataaagatagttttttttcccaaaaaacgGACTataaatttcattccaaaaaattaaagaaaagtttaaattttattccaaaaaatgtagctaaatttcatttttcttcaatttattttagaagtCATTAATAGCTAGGAAagaacatttatttattattatcattatttttttaaaatttaattaaagatatatttttttaaaaaaatagaatgtaaatttaatttaaaaaacatgcaggctaaatttcatttttctttaatttattttaaaatatattaattaatatataaaaaacaaacaaagagacatatattaattattattattatttagtttatcatatatgttaatttactcaaattaaaaataaaattggcacTTAATTTTATATGTCGttccacaatatataaaatattataaaacaaaatgtaaattcgatagaataaaatttgttttgtttatgaGATTGAAATTATATCATCTCCATGATATGATGTACGCAATTATtgttccaaatcttctaaaaaatgaCGAACAAAATGACTTTCCTGAATTGCGTCAAATTAAACGATGACACAGTTCTAAGATATAGTCATTTGAAaagattttcaagttttttccTCACCTTGATTgagaaataattgttaaaaatttattaaacttgtagctatatgttgataatattgatactgaatatataaaaatgatattataaataTCACGATGTTTGAAGAAATTACAGAACCTTTCATTGGTTATGTTGTTGAAGAATATATTGGTTATACATACTTTTAGTCACAAGTAAAAACCAAACACGACTAAAAACAACGTTTATTCTTATGAGTTATAGTTGATGATTGTcaaaaaactgaaaaatcattcaataataaaataaatatttggaaaataagATTACTAGATAAAAACAATgtagaaaaccgaaaaaacatCCTGATAGGGAAGTAAACTACGAGCATGTCAGATCTCAGATGaagattttaaataacataatagatTTTAAAGCTGATCATATACTTGCTGAGTGTACCAAAatgattatatgtatattataacaAACTACAACAAAGAGTTGTTGAGTTATCAAAATCAACCAATAAGTATATTGAAAAGTGTGTCATGTGGATAAGATAACTTCTCCGATTCATATACCGTCTGTGATCATGATTTTTGATTTTGTGGTTTGGTTTGTTTCAATTAATAAATGCTATTAgccatattttaattcatttaaatattatctaaaTTTCGTACTTATATTTTCAACAATTTAGTTGCTCACGTGCAACGCATGTGCACTTTTCtagtattaaataaatatatcaaaattcatCCCTATAATTTGTAAAACTAAATAGTCGTAGTTATTTGTTGTGAAATATCTAATCAAGAAATCAAACCCTAAAATGAAATGCGTTTGGGCTGTTTACAAAGCCCAGATGAAGTAATAACGGGCTATCCAAGAAGGAGTGCAATTTTGTCCAATTCAACTAGGGTTTTATAGTCTGCCAACAGCCTCAGCACTCGCATTCGCATTCGCACCACAGAAGAGGAGCTAAGATTTTCAAACGATCACGTCAAGTGGGAAATCGTTGAAAATGGCGACTCCGCAAAGGGCATTGTCTGCAAAGGAGGCGGATATACAGATGATGCTGGCCGCCGAAGTTCATCTTGGCACCAAAAACTGCGATTTTCAGATGGAGCGTTACGTATTTAAGCGCCGAAACGACGGTAGTTTGATATTTTATCATCTATCTGTGGTGTACCACGTGTTGAGATATCTGTTTTTGTTGAGTTCAATTGTTGTAATTTTAAGGAGGATTTCCTTCAATGGGGAGAAACAGTGATATTTCCCTTTAATTTCTTGTTCTAATTGATTTGCTGATATAATTTTAACGAAAAATCAAACCgaagtaatacttttttgtACTCACGGGTCCCTCTAATCTCGTACCTGATTAAAGTTGGCTTTTTATGTTACCAAACTGGACTACCTTATCAAATGTAAAAGATTTCATGCTTTGGTTTTAATTTTACCAGAATGTTAAGTTTTACAGTCAAACCCATTAAAGTCGTCACGCCAGCTATGGATTTTTCCCAACCCACTTCCTGTTCACGAGTGAGGATTCATAACTAATAATTTTATGGATGTGGACTTGGGGATTTCAGTTTCAGTGTTTTGTGTCTAAGAGAGTTTAGGCAAACTTCGCCTTCTTGTATACTCAGTTTTCCTCAACTGGTTGGTGACGAACTTTATTGCCTGTATGATTGGTCAGGAATTTACATCATCAACGTCGGACGAACTTGGGAAAAACTTCAAATGGCTGCCAGAGTAATTGTTGCAATTGAGAATCCTCAAGACATTATTGTTCAGTCTGCCAGACCATATGGTCAGAGAGCTGTCCTCAAGTTTGCTCAATATACTGGTGCTCATGCAATTGCTGGTCGACACACACCTGGAACTTTCACCAACCAGCTTCAGACTTCATTCAGTGAACCTAGGCTTTTGATTCTTACGGACCCAAGAACCGATCATCAGGTTGTCttttttggattattgattACACCGCAGATTTTTGTTGATGCTTCTGTTTTTAATATCAACTGTGATGTTTCGTTTCAGCCTATCAAAGAAGCTGCTCTCTATAACATCCCCACCATAGCTTTCTGTGACACTGACTCTCCAATGCGTCATGTCGATATTGGTATTCCTGCCAATAACAAGGGAAAGCACAGCATTGGCTGTCTTTTTTGGCTCTTGGCTAGAATGGTTCTCCAGATGCGAGGTGTGATTGCACCTGGTCACAAATGGGATGTCATGGTAAGAAAtctatttaatgtttttttcttattttactGTACTACTGTGAGAAGATATGTTtcttattcatgttttgataGGAAGGATTGTTTTGCACATACTAGGATCAAATCATCGCTATTTATGCCACAAGGCGCACTAAAGCGCTAGGGTACCCTGGAGCCTGAGACGTAAGGCGAGGCGAGGCACACACTTTACCGAagtaaaatacatttaaaattcaGCACATATATAAAgtgatttataataaaatattacataaattaaatacaaagtataaaatataaatatattgctGAAATACCAAATGTAAATATATTGAAATAAGGAACATCATCATCTAGTGAACTTTGACAGAAACAAAACCGAGTATTGGCTGTAATGCTACTCTCATGGGTCATGATCAATTAGTGCTAACCTTTGACGAATAATTGCTGAACTTTGACAGAATCAGAATTGAGGAATAATTAGGCTAACCTTCAGTGATGGAAACAAAACTGAgtattattattagttattacCTTGATTGGAAGGTCAGCTGTTGCACGGTTGCACTCTCCAATTCAGCCACTCGTAGATGCAGATAGAATTCGAGCATGAGGGATGTGAAACATGTTCATATAGggttttttaaacattaaatagGCACGGGCATTGTTAATTGGGCTTTAAAACTTGTTGGGCTTGAATTATTTTATATCTACGCACAAAATCTCATTACACAGCAACCAGGCGCACGCTTCTGCGCCTCCCATCTGCATTGCGCCTAGGCAGAGGCGCGCCTGAAGCTCACGCCTGTTTAAAGTGTTGCGCCTGTTGCCTAGGCGCAGCCAGGCGAGCGCCTTTAATAACTATGGATGAAATTGTCTTGTGCTTTGGCAAATGCTGTCGAGGATTATTTTGTGTCGAACATTTATGTTTCCAGGATGTCACCTGAAAGGAAGTTGTGATCATTGTCTTTTCTGGGATTGcaagtaaataattaatattctcATTAGCATTGGTCTTGATTCCTCATTTTTCTCTTGACTTTTTGCAGGTTGATCTATTTTTCTACCGAGAGCCTGAGGAATCTAAGGAACAACAGGAGGAGGAAATTCCAGCTCTCCCCGATTATGCTGATTATTCGGCTGCTGCAGCTGGAGCTGATTGGTCCAGTGGTCAGATTCCAGATGCCCAATGGACTCCTGATATGGTTGGTACCATGCCACCAGTTGCAGGTGGTTGGAATGCTGACACAGGTTAGTAGTCTATGCTTCCTTTTAGTAAGCTTGGTGCTTCTTCTCCCCTTTCCCCAGTGATGATTCAATTGATTTTGGTAGAAATGAATTCTATTTGTTGGCTTTAGATCCAGAAATGGGTTTCAGATTGTGAACTGTGGTCAATCTGACATAACTCTGATTAGGAATGTGACTCATTGTTGGTTCTTAGAATTATGTGAGTACTACCACATAGCATTGTTGTTGTGCTCATGAACTGTGCGCTCACTATTTAAGGATTCTCAAACTTTTATCTTGTTTTTTATCGTTCACCCCGGGACATTGTTTCTTTAAACTAAACTGTAGTGTGATAATTCAATTGCAGCTGCCGGTGATGGATGGGATGCAGCTGCTGCACCAGCCATGGCTGCTGCTCCAGCTGTCGACATAGTGCCGGGTGTTGTTCCCAGTGGCTGGGAGTAGAAAACAAATCATGTTACCTCAGTCTCCcgcctttttttttaaaaaaaatttatttaaaattttgtcagCCTGACTTTTTGCTACTGAAAAGGATACTTATCTTAAGATTTTGGTTGTTTGGATTCGTTTTGAGatgaaattcatttttttcGGTTATGACCGGAACTTGTGAATATGATTCATTAATTGGTGCTGAATAGGGTCAGTTAATTCACCACTTATCTTGTATTAGAATACACAATGTTGAGTCCAACAAATAATACCCAACCTATATCGTAATTCGTATGGCATAAGTAATAATCTGTGTATTCATTAAACATTAAATATCTGTAAAATGTGAAAATCTTatcgatatatttttttagaaaaataatgtgagtttttttaatatttaccccttgtttattttttagtcGAATATATTGGAAGGTAGAAATCTACGTTGTAGGTAAAATGTGGGTATGAACGATTCAAGGCGATTAAAATTGTTTATTGTTGATTAATATTGAATAACGAAAGCACGGAATTTTGATTTTGCACAATTAAATGAGGttaaaattaattgattaatggTTTTTATTATCATGTGATGTTCCCCAACAGACAACTTTGAGATAAGACACACAGAATTTAGTATATTTGTTTCAAAACCAGATGATTCAATCCCAACTGTTAAGGATATCATATAAATGATACCGAGTCCTGTGTCAGAAATCCAAAGAACCAACCTTGGCAACGTGGTTATATTGCTGAAGTCTCTGAAAATTGATAATTTATCGGATTTTGACTTTATGGATCCCCCTACACAAGAAAACATCCTAAATTCCATGCACCAGTTGTGGGTCTTATGTGCTTTGAACAATGTTGAGGGTCTTACGTCCCTTGGTTGGAAAATGGCTTGAGTTTCTTCTCGATCCTCCCCTTGCCAAGATGCTTTTAATGGGTGAGCTGCATCAATGAGGTTTTGACAATTGTGTCGATGCTGTCTGtaccatcttttttcttcagaCCCAAGGATAGGGTTGAGGAGAGTGATGCAGCTAGGGAACAGTTCTTTGTGCCCGAGTCTGACCTCCTCGACGTGTATCAGCAATGGAAAGCTAATCAATATCGGGGTGAATGGTGCAATGATCATTTTCTGCAGGTGAAAGGGTTACGTAAGGCCAGAGAGGTAAGATCCCAGTTactagatattttaaaatctctTGAGATTCCACTTGCATCTAGTGGCCCTGATTGGGATGTCGTGAGAACTGCCATTTGCTCCGCTTATTTTCACTATGCTGCACGTCTGAAAGGTGTTGGGGAGTACGTCAACTACAGGAATGGAATGCCATGCCACTCACATCCAAGCAGTGCTTTATATGGCTTGGGTTATACTCCAGATACGTGGTTTATCATGAGTTGATACTCAACGGAAGGAATACATGCAATGCGCCACAGCAGTTGAACCCCAGTGGCTCACCGACTTAGGACCCACGTTTGTCTCAGTGAAGGAGTCACCCACGTTTGTCTCAGTGAAAGAGTCAGATACATCAATGATGGAGCATAAGAGGAGACAGAAGGAAGAGAAAAGTTCCATGGAAGAGAAATGAAGAACTTGAGGAAGGTCCAAGCCCATAGGGAGAGAGAGCAAGGAGAAGGAAAGGAGGAAGAGGGCCGAGCAATAACAGCGAGTGTCGATGCCTGGCTTGAAGCAGGGCTCGTCTACCTATCTGAGACCAAAAAGCTCGATTTATAGCATATGAAGGATTTTCGATGATATTTAAGCTAAAGCCAGAGGTTTGTCTGGTTTATCCAAAGGTGGAAATATGACGTGGGCTGATGAGTTGGAAGATACAATTTTATTTCGTCTCCACGGATGAAGAGAGATGGGCTTCAGGAAAAACTTTagaatattaaatttgaaacaatCGAGTACAAGTAAATAGTAGTAATGGATTCTGAGAGGTTCCGAACAAGTTACATTAAACACAAGGTATTGAGGTACGTATAGCCAGGCGCCGTAAAGATTCTCTGATAAATTCTGGAGGCGTACGTGATTATCATGTGGCAAGtgaatgttttgtatattgttCCGCTAGCTTTACCCAATCAGATGGATAAAGTTTTTAATGCTAAAACATAAATATTGGCATCCACAAGCATGTTCTCTGACGACCTTCCATTTTACTTGCTACTGTCTGAACTTGACACAGATGAATTCTGCTCTATGAAACATACAATAATTCGCCAATATCTTTATTTAAGTCAGACGCATGTGAAAATGTATTATTCCAAAATCCTACAGAATGTTCTCCTGTGGTAATACTCCTCCATGTACTACCAGTTCAATAAGAGAGGGCCGTGCAATGCCCACCATTTCGATATCAGCAGCTTGTTTTCACTATCTACTAGAGCCAGCTTATCAGTTATACTTTATGCTCCCCGTATAGTTTAGCAATTGCAATTTGATTCTTTCACAGCAACAACCATTTTGTAGCTAAAATATCAAGTCAGACCAACAAGAAAATCGTGTCAAGGAAAATGAAGTGGATTGACCGAACGATGCTCCAGAACAAGCTTTCCAAATTGGGAAAAGATGTATTGATTGTGATGGTAACACTAAGTGAATCAAGTATTAATGACcaaccatatacaatttcaacacaatttcaaagtttttcaaaaaccaGATCAAATCCCAAAACAAAAGTGCATCTTATTTCTTGCATTGAAGGAACGCTGACTATGAACAATGAAATTTGATTTCAACACAAAGCTCAAGCTTTGATCGTGACACTACATAAGCACGACCCCGATGGCTTTATCTCTGATGTCTGCCATTCAGATCCTGGGGCGGCATTTGGATCATATAACAAAGTATGGAAACCAGGATCCTCCTGCAGTGAAAACAACAAAAGCTTTCCATCCAATATTCCAAATCGAAATCCAATACTCGTGCTTCCTGCCACAGGAACAGGAACCATCTTCCATGAGTTGTCCGTGGGGTTGAATATAGCAAGTCTACGCTCGCTTTTCCATTCCATGCAACACAGCTTCTTGCCTAGCACTGCATGAGCAGTAACCATAACACAGCCGTTTTTTATCTGGCACCATGTGTGCCTCTCAGGACTATAGACATCGACAAACCTCGAGTTTCCAATGGTGAAACTCGACCTACCTCCCATAACATAGAGCTTCCCCTCGAAGCCACAGGCAAAACATCCCCACCTTGGGCGCCGCATACTCTCTATCACAGTCCACTTATTTGTATCGGGGTCATAAATCTCAGCACATGAGAGAGAGTCTCCATCCTTCCCACATCCTCCAACCACATAGACTGCACCATTCACCTCAGCACAACCAAAGTCATACCGTGCTACATTCATGCTAGCTAATTTGCTCCAGCTGCAAGAGTCAGAAATTTTGTTATGGATGATCCAAAAAAGTTAGCCTTGGACAGAGGTACACATGAATGTTCcgaaattttctttaatttgaGAGGGAAAAATATGTCCAATAAGTTGATGGATAGCCAAATCAGTGACAACGTAACATAAATCTATTGATGCTTGAATCAATGCTGATATATCGTAAACCACATTAATTTGCACATAATAGGAAGTTGAAAAAGACTATATTACTTTCAtactttgataaaataaatcagATAAGCAAATTAGGCTGTTTGAGCAAACAGACGTTCATAGGAACCAGTGAGGAAATGGAAAAGTGACAAATTATATTATACCTGTTGAGGCAAGAATCATATTGATGAACATCTGCTAAAACAGATTGAGTTCCATCTACCACAGAGTAGCCAGCAATAAAAAGAAGTTTTCCATTGAGAACAACCACGCCAAAGCCTGCTACGACAGGTCCAGGCATTTGTGGGAGTTGATGGTGTTTGTGTCCGTAACAATCCAGAACCTCCCAGTGGCTCTCTTTTCCCTCAGCATTCATAGTAAGGATGTAAAGCCATTCCTCGAGCTTCCCAGCTAGTTTTCTGACGGTGATGAACTCCTTGCTTTTGATAAAA encodes the following:
- the LOC140978586 gene encoding small ribosomal subunit protein uS2-like — translated: MATPQRALSAKEADIQMMLAAEVHLGTKNCDFQMERYVFKRRNDGIYIINVGRTWEKLQMAARVIVAIENPQDIIVQSARPYGQRAVLKFAQYTGAHAIAGRHTPGTFTNQLQTSFSEPRLLILTDPRTDHQPIKEAALYNIPTIAFCDTDSPMRHVDIGIPANNKGKHSIGCLFWLLARMVLQMRGVIAPGHKWDVMVDLFFYREPEESKEQQEEEIPALPDYADYSAAAAGADWSSGQIPDAQWTPDMVGTMPPVAGGWNADTAAGDGWDAAAAPAMAAAPAVDIVPGVVPSGWE
- the LOC140978587 gene encoding F-box/kelch-repeat protein At1g67480-like, translated to MPGPFSVKRIKESDMCFSHLAHKATPTAKSDLILKNSKVSDDCQSSILPGLPDDVSKHCLALVPRSNFSSMGAVCKQWRSFIKSKEFITVRKLAGKLEEWLYILTMNAEGKESHWEVLDCYGHKHHQLPQMPGPVVAGFGVVVLNGKLLFIAGYSVVDGTQSVLADVHQYDSCLNSWSKLASMNVARYDFGCAEVNGAVYVVGGCGKDGDSLSCAEIYDPDTNKWTVIESMRRPRWGCFACGFEGKLYVMGGRSSFTIGNSRFVDVYSPERHTWCQIKNGCVMVTAHAVLGKKLCCMEWKSERRLAIFNPTDNSWKMVPVPVAGSTSIGFRFGILDGKLLLFSLQEDPGFHTLLYDPNAAPGSEWQTSEIKPSGSCLCSVTIKA